The window ACCGCGCCACGAGCCAGTGACCGCAACTACAGACGAAACAGTCCTTGCCCGTAGTGTCCACAAAATCGAACGAGGCGATTTTCATGCGGCATCTCGGTAGTAAAAGCGCAGTAGTCCGCCGAGGCGCCGACGTGAACGAATAGTGCCGGTCTGTGGAAACTCCGCAAACTCAGGGCGGATGATTTTGTTCTCGAGCCCCTGGTGGTTCCTTTCCTGATGATAATGTTGAACGAAGTGAGAAACTGCTTCTCGCAAGGACGTGGCAGCTCACCAACCCTGCAGGAGTCCACACCTCGGCCGTGAAGAAGTCGGTGGCCGCTATGACGTCCCAATGAGTTCTTAAGGACTCCTTCCAGGTCATTCCCTGCCGGCGCCCCGGCGCTGGGTCAATGCCGGCCTCCCGGAGGATCTTGGCTATCGTCCCGCGTCCGACCTCATGTCTCGCGTTGGCCAAAGCTCCTTGGATGCGCGTGTAACCCCACGACCGATGCTACCGCGCCATCTTTAGGATCAGTTCCTTCAAATCGCCGGAGGTCGGAGGCCGACCTGCTCCGCGATTCTTGGTCCCGTCGTACTTCTTGGCGATGAGACGACGATGCCAGGCAAGCAGAGTGTCTGGGGTAACGATGCTGGCAAACTGTAGAAGTCCCTTCCGGCCCACCGACTTGCCTTTGACAGCTAACCGTCGGCGCTGGTCATCGGTGAGACGAGGACGTTTCCCCAGTTGTTCTTGGAGAACCCGAACCTCCTCCTGCAAATATTCGATGACTCCTTGCTGCCGGCGGTGTCTGTTCTCATGTTTCGGTAGGAAGGTGCTTCCCCTACTATGGCACATTTGGGGGGAATGCCGGAGCATCTATCAACTGCTAGAGATGGTGCACAGCGGTAAGTATTTCTTTGATTCGCCGATAGGACTGAGGGCTGCGACCAATCCGTAGCGTTTGCCTGCTTCAAGTTAGGCCTTCAAAAAATCAATTGCCGCCCGCGCCGTCACCCTTCAACGGTGGCGACCTGACCTTGCGCGTGCTCTTCGTCCAGGTCGCGGAGTTGTTCGATGATGCCCTCCAGCTTCCGGCCTGTAGCGCTGAGTTGATATTCCACCCGCAGCACCTTGCCGGGGAATTCTGCCCGCTTGATCACGCCGTAGTCCAGCAGCTTGCGCAGCCGCTCGTTGAGAACCTTGGTTGAGATGCCGGGGATGAACCGCTCCAATTGTCCGGGCCGCGCGACGCCACGCCCGATGGCCGCCACGACCGCCGCCGGCCACTTGCATCCCACCACGTCCTCCAAGCGCCGGTAGGCGTTGCTTTCGGGCAGGGAGAGCACCTTGGCTTTGAGTCTGGTTTTCTTCGTCATACTACGAGTCTAACCGACGGGCGGTGGAAAATCAGCTGGGAACAAAAGGGTGACCACCTACCAGTTTGTGCCCTCTTTCGCTGCCGCCAGATTCTGACGAAATGAAACCTCGACGCACGACATCCGAGTCGAGCGCCGGATAAGATGGAAAACGCAAACGAAACATCCAGAGAACCGTCATGAAAACCAAAGCAGTATTCTATCACGCGGGCTGCCCCGTGTGTGTCGCCGCTGAACAGAACGTCGCTGCAGCCCTCGATCCCGCCCGCTTCGACGTGGAACACGTCCACTTGGGCCAGCAAAGGCATCGAGTCGCCGAAGCAGAGCAAGCGGGCGTTAAATCCGTTCCCGCGCTGGTGCTCGGCGGCGCGGCCTATCACATCAACTTCGGAGCGGGCATCGAAGTGCTGCGGTAAGTCCACTCGAGAAACAGTCGACCATTAGGCCCGCAGGGGTTTAACCCTGCGGGCTACGGTGAGGGCCAATCACGCGTTGAAAGAATTGTAGCCGGCCCGGATGCCTATCTGCCGGGAGGCGTTGCACCCCGCGCGATTTGGGATTCGGTTGGCGAAACCAGTCACTTTTTCGGCATATCCCGCAGTGTCCACAAGTTCGAACGAGGACACTTTTGTGCGGCTTCTAGGTAGTAGTAGTTCAAAAGGCTGCCGAGCCTTTTACGACGCTGAACCCATCCTTCTGCTGGGAACTCCGCGAACTCAGGCCGGATGATTTTGTTCTCAAGCCCCTGGTGGTTTCGTTCCTGATGATAGGGTTCAACGAACTGAGAAAGCGCTTCTCGCAAGGACGATTCGCCAAACAGGATCAGGTTGTCCAAACACGACTCCTTGATCGTGCGAACAAAGCGCTCCGCATACGTCTTCAGGTTGGGCGACCGTGGAACGAGTTTTTCGACTCGGCGGGTTCAGGGAAAAATAGGATGCAACACATTCGGGGGCCACTGCGGATTAACCTGTGAATGAACGCTGCGCTTGAAATTGACTTAGGGACGGTCAGGGACGAGGCGGGTGTTCACCCGGCTCGAATCCAACCAGGAACTGCAACGTTGTCGGTGGTAAGGGTGATGTATGTTAGCAGTTTTGTTAGCAGTCGGAAGGGCTGGGCTAGGGTGAGGTGAAGGGGGAGCTACAAGGGAGCTGAATCAAGTGACGGGCGAATGATGAAGAATAACTCTGGCTAAAAAGAGCGTTTCGTTGGGTTTTTCTGGGAGTTTTGGGGGTGCGCAGGGGTATTGGTAGCCCGCCTTCGTTGGTACTTCGGCGCGGCAAATTTTCGCGTTTGCGAAAATTTGGAGGCGAGGGTCGGAATCGTTCGCCTACGACCTTCGAACCAAGTCAAAATGTCTCATTTTCCTCAGCAAATCAAGCTAACTCATCTGAACCCTACCTAACCCAACTGAACCATTTGGTGCCCGTTTTGGAGCCCGTAACTTAGGCCGAAGTCGACAACCTCAGAGGCCACTGCGTGCACGGATGGCTCAAGGAAACTAAAGAATCCCTGCCACCCGAGGTCACCTATCTTGATCACCGAATACTAAAGTCAGTTCCGAGTGTGGAGCTATACTGCTTCTCTCATCTACTCGAGGAAGTTGGGTTGAACCGATTTAACGCGATTCCGGTTCCGGATGGGCGGCGTTCCGAGAGGATCTTCTATGAATGCTTTGGCTGCAGTTCGAATACTGCGCACGAAGGTGTTGACTGCCACCTCCAGCTGCCGCTTTCTGGGCATGCCGTTCACAATGCCTATGCGCGGTGTTGAGGGGCGAATACCCTTGTCGGGCTCTAGCCCACACGTTACTAATACCCAATGCCCACCCCTGAAATGCACGGCAATTTGATCGCACCGCGTTGGCCCGAGATTTGGAGGCGTGGAATACTCACGGCGATCCGATCCTACGCGGTGTGTGTAGGGTTACTTACCTTCCCTGGTGGGGTCACCGGAGCCTTTTGTCAGCTGGTCGACTTGCCTTCACCGGACGGCCGAATTCATGTCGCGTTACATCTTCCCGTTCCGGATTCGATTGCAACGCCCAGCTGGTCGGCATCGTTCCAGAATAGAGTCCTCTTCACCAACTGCCATCTGAGTCTCCAAACAGCGCAGGCGGGAGACCTGATGAGCGGAATACGGGTCGTAAAGGAAACTCGAAGCACGAGAAATCAGCGGATCCGAGTACTGCATGGACGCTCGAAAGATGCGGATGATCGCTTCAACGAAGCCCGGCTTCAGTTCGTCACAGAGAGTGGTCACCGAACGGTGGTGGTGTTCCGGTGTTACAATGATGCGATCGCTCTGCGCTATGAACTGCCGGCGGAACGTGCTCAGACCTCGGTCACGATCACCAACGAAGCAACTTCGTTCTGTCCGACAGGCGATCCTATCGGTCACATCCAATACTTAGAGAATTTCAAAACTTCCCACGAGCATAACGTCACGAGCACCGAGTTCAGCCGAATCCGGAAGGGTGAGCTTCTAGACATGCCCCTGACTCTCGCTTGGAAGGATGGCACTCATGCCGCTATCACCGAGGCAGCGCTGCGGCGTTACGCGGGCATGGCTCTCATGCGGGCCGGTAACGCATCGAGTGACGATGCCCTCGTTTGTCAACTGACACCTCGAGCTGATGGTTCACAAGTCTCAGCCACCCTCCCGTTGAAAACACCCTGGAGAGTCGTGCTCCTCGCGGACCGCCCCGGGGCACTTTTGGAATCGTCGACACTCTACTGTCTCAACAGCCCGTCAGAGATCGGCAACACCTCCTGGATCCATCCAGGCAAAATCACTTTCCATTGGTGGAACGGCGACGTCTACGATGGGCAGCCTGGCACACCCATGCTTTCGTTCGCGACGAACAAAAAGTATATCGATTTCTGTTCTCGCGAAGGCATCCCAACCCATTCCATCACCTCCACCGAAGGCGTCACCACGCCGTGGTATCACCAGTCTAAACCAGGGGTAGAACCGGGTCGGGACACGGACGTCACCCGACCTCGCGCAGGTTTTGACTTGAAAGCCATCCATCGATACGCTGATTCGAAGAACATTCGACTTTGGACCTGGGTCCATCAGGGGGCGCTGCGAGGGCGGGTCGAAGAAGCGTTCGCCGTCTTTCAAAAGCAAGGGTGGAGCGGGATGATGGTCGACTTCTTCGACCACGATGATCAGGACTCGGTGGAGTTCGCCGAGTCGATTTTGAAGTCCGCTGCCAAGCACAAACTCCTGATTCAGCTCCATGGGATTTGGAAGCCCACCGGCCTCGAACGAACCTTCCCCAACCTGATGAACCATGAGGGTGCCTTAAATCTGGAGTACCTGAAGTGGAGCGATCGATGCACTCCGGAGCACAACCTAAAGATGGCGTTCACTCGCTTGGTTGCCGGTCGCATGGACTACCATCTGGGGGGCTTC is drawn from Verrucomicrobiales bacterium and contains these coding sequences:
- a CDS encoding transposase; the encoded protein is MKTYAERFVRTIKESCLDNLILFGESSLREALSQFVEPYHQERNHQGLENKIIRPEFAEFPAEGWVQRRKRLGSLLNYYYLEAAQKCPRSNLWTLRDMPKK
- a CDS encoding glycoside hydrolase family 97 catalytic domain-containing protein gives rise to the protein MPTPEMHGNLIAPRWPEIWRRGILTAIRSYAVCVGLLTFPGGVTGAFCQLVDLPSPDGRIHVALHLPVPDSIATPSWSASFQNRVLFTNCHLSLQTAQAGDLMSGIRVVKETRSTRNQRIRVLHGRSKDADDRFNEARLQFVTESGHRTVVVFRCYNDAIALRYELPAERAQTSVTITNEATSFCPTGDPIGHIQYLENFKTSHEHNVTSTEFSRIRKGELLDMPLTLAWKDGTHAAITEAALRRYAGMALMRAGNASSDDALVCQLTPRADGSQVSATLPLKTPWRVVLLADRPGALLESSTLYCLNSPSEIGNTSWIHPGKITFHWWNGDVYDGQPGTPMLSFATNKKYIDFCSREGIPTHSITSTEGVTTPWYHQSKPGVEPGRDTDVTRPRAGFDLKAIHRYADSKNIRLWTWVHQGALRGRVEEAFAVFQKQGWSGMMVDFFDHDDQDSVEFAESILKSAAKHKLLIQLHGIWKPTGLERTFPNLMNHEGALNLEYLKWSDRCTPEHNLKMAFTRLVAGRMDYHLGGFRAVSPQRFQPKGVAPNVLGTRGHHLAMYVCFDNPNPMVADYPTAYEGQLGFDFLRTVPTWWDETRVLVGQVGEVLVTARRKGRDWYLGGMSAVQPRDLTIPLGFLGKGSFEAEIWKDANDTATDPNHVVHTRSRVSSGDQLRIHVALDGGFVAKLSLSR
- a CDS encoding helix-turn-helix transcriptional regulator, which translates into the protein MTKKTRLKAKVLSLPESNAYRRLEDVVGCKWPAAVVAAIGRGVARPGQLERFIPGISTKVLNERLRKLLDYGVIKRAEFPGKVLRVEYQLSATGRKLEGIIEQLRDLDEEHAQGQVATVEG